The DNA sequence AAAGGATGCTGGGGCTTAGGGGGTTCCTGGAGTCCCTGTCTCCAAGGTTAACCTTCAGTGGGGCCCATCTGGACGCCCATGCCTTTCCGGGACTCCCTAGGGACCaacctgacccccacccccacccccagtgcgaCGCCCTGTGCCCAGCCCATGGAGGGGGTCCAGCCTGCAGAGTCCTCCTGATCCGGGTAGTCCGGGTCCCTCAAGGCATTCTCAACTCTCGTCCCTTCCCCCTTCAATTTGGCACAGACCTAAACGTACCTTTGTGGGTGACCATTTTGGATAAGCAAACCACTGTCCTCAGCATTTGACAGTTTGCACATCTCTCTGTTCATGGTCACTGCGGCTGGGAACCGCAGAccccatcctttcttttctttcttttttttttttttaatgtttatttatttattttgagagagagagagagagagagagagcacgcgcgcactagcaggggaagggtagagagagagagagagagaaaaagagacaatgagaatcccaagcaggcgaagttggatgcggggctcgatcccacaaaccacgagatcatgacctgagccgagatcaagagtcggacgcccagccaacCGAGCCACCGAGATGCTCCTTCAGACCCTATTCTGTCACCCCACACTGTGGGGGAGGCACACGGGCTCAAACAGTCCAGACCCCTTGGGCACGGACACCCTGCCAGCTCTGAGCAGCCCCCAGCACCCCTGCAGCCCCTGAGCACTCAGGTCCACACTGAGCGCTGCACCTTTCCAGAGCctcggaggcccagagaggcaaagtccccgcccaaggtcacacggcccAGGCTGGTGCAAGGAGTTTGGGGCTCAACAGTGGGGAACTTGAAGCCCTGAGAGACCTCACTGTGTTCCTCCCTGCTGGGGGTCCTAGGGCCAGTCCTCTCCCCAGGCCAGTTGGGGGGGGTGGCGGCTGAGGGAGCCACCTTTGGCCACCTGCCTCCCCACAACCCCCCGGGGCTGACTCGGGATGTTAGGTGGGAGAAAGAGCTGGCCTTGTCCACCTGGGCCCCccctgagaccccccccccagcctcagcccccagcccccctctcAGGGCCCCCAGCTGTACTCTGGgcacctgctcctcctcccctccccctcctcttcctcttctctctcttctcctttgcctttcctctctcttttctgctccTTGGAGCTCTGCCTTCAGGATCCTCCTTCCCCAGCTGGCCCCTCCCGGCGTCCCGCTTCCCTCTGTGGTCTCCCCCTCCCTGTGAGGTTCTCTCCCCAGTGGGTCTCCGTGTTGGTATTttgagctttctttttctttcctgtgtctctcttctctctctctttcccatcctcGGCCTCTCCCATCCTGCTGTTATCTGCTCACCCTACCcaccctaacacacacacacacacacacacacacacacacacacacacagaggcatgcTCACTGCAGCAGTGATGGAGGTGAGGGTCACACCCCCCCCAGGAGGACCCCCGTACCCCTTCCCTGGGTCCTCCCGCCCCTGGAGGCACCTCCAGGTTCAGCCTAAGCTAAGGCCAGGGTTGCGTGGGGTTCTAGGCTGGGTAGTCTCCCAGGGTTCAGCAGCTGCATTTTCCGAGGCTCTGGGGCAAGGAGCAACCCTGAGCGGCTCAAAGCTTCTGGAAGGTTCGTATCCCCAGAATGCCCTCCCAGCGGTCACTGTACTGCAGGGACCCGCAATCGAGGGCAGCCCCGAGGGCAGGGGAGTCAGGTCCAGGCTGGGGCAGCACAGATCGTAACAGTGAAATGATGCGAGGAGACAGAAGCCAGGCTGGCCATCGGGCCTGCAAAGTGACCACCAGGGAGGCCAGGGACGCGTCTGTTCCTCTGTGCCCTGCGGCCACCTAGGCACGCTGGGGGATGGGGACGTGGGGGTGGTGAGGCCTGCCGCTCACCTAACTCTCCTGTTCGCCTAGGTTCACGGGAGCCTGGGCCCTGGAGTCCGACCATCCTGAGTTCGAATCTCACCCGCTCACTAGTTGTACAAAATTAAGGGTAACTGACTCCCTCCCCCTGGACTCTCCCTTTCTTGGCCTGTAACATGGGGATAACGCAGCTGCCCTCCCTGAGGACTGTTGTGAGGACCCAACGGGGCCCTCCGTGTAAGGCACCTGCCGGGACCGCCCCCGTTTCTCCACCAGTGCACCAACATAGGCTGGGTGGCGTCGGTCCTGACTCGGAGTCCTGGTCTACCACCGGTGGCGCCTCGGTTTCCACTTCTGTAAAAGGGGGCTAATGGCCATAACCCCTCAGGGGTGTTGGCAGCACTGAGATCATCTGGGAATAATTAGCCCAGCTAGGGCCGAGGGTTTAAATGGGAGTGGTTGATCCTTGAAGGCCGGAGGTAGTCCAGCCTGGGAATGGAATAGTCTGGAGCCTTCCGGCACAGTTATGGAGTCAGTCCTGGGTTTAAGGACTGGGGAAGtgctggggcgggagggggacgGTGTTCCTCACCCTTTTTGGGTCTGGGCCATCCCTCTGGGGTCAtggtctgcacacacacacacacacacacacgtttcagCTTTAGCGGTCATCGCTTCCTCGATGTCCCGCTTGGAGTCCCAGGACTGCTTGCACTGTGAGGCCagcgcccctcccctcctgcttgGGTTGACTTCCccgcttcccttgcctctggaccAGCCGGCCTCCTCCTGGCGGCTGGCGTCTCAGCCCCCTGGCTGGACCTCACCAGCTCCCACCCTTGGGAGGACTGCTtcccctctccgggcctcagtttcctcatctgaaaaatggggttGCTAGTAGAATCCGCCTCTTGGGGGTTGGTGTGGATTAAGCCGGGGAGTGAGAGCTCTGAGGGCGTACTACAGGAGCATCCAACGGGCTTTTCAGAGACGGCAACGCTTGattccccaccacacccccacgGCTCCCTTGGGCTCAGGAAATGGTACCTCCCACTGTTCATGATGACACAGCCATCCTTGATTCTTCTGTCTTCCACACCCACGGCCCATCCTTTGGCAAATCCTGGTGGCTTTTCTCAAAATACACCCTACATCCAGCCGTTTTTTATCTCCCCGGCGCTGCTGTCCCTGACCAGGCCACCGCGACCATCTGAGATTCTTTAACCACACAAGTCAGCCCTCGGCTGGCTCGCTCtcgcccgcccctccccgcctccattGGCTTCGGGCGGAGGTAGAAAAGCCGTGAGGTTTCAAGGTGGCCTGTGCACGCTGCTCCCCCACCTCAGGACAGCAGGAtgagccaccccagggcctttgcacttgctgcttccCCCAGCTGTGGACCTCTCCCGGGGCTCACTCCGTCACTGCACCAGGTCCACGGTCACCCCCTCACCTCAGTGACTCCGGTCCTTTGGTTTTTCCTAGCCCAGCCCCTCaccctgctttcctttcctttcctatctTGTCGTACTCCCTGGATCCTGGTATGGgcctgtttctttcctcttcgTCTCTCTCTTCCCTAGAACGTGAGCGGCGCAAATGTGGGAGCCCGGTCCTGCTGTCCACTGTCTCCGGGCGCGCAGGAGAGTACCTGGCCTGAGCGTGCGCTCACCGATCATCACAACCGGACGCGGGAATGCCCGAGAGCTCCGGTCATGGTCAGTCTCGCTCCCCCGAAAGCTAGAGAAAGATAGgctgagaagggaggtggggtcGTCGTGTCCGGTAAGGAAAACACCAGCGGCCTGGCCCTGCCCGTCTTCCGCCAGAGACCGGCTGGCTTTCTGGGGTGGGGGCTTGCTCAGCCTATGCTATGGGCTCGCGGAAGAAAGGCCAGGCCAGCCTGACTCTGCTCTTCTGCCCAGCCTGTGACACAGCTTCCCGGAGCCACCAAGGGTCTGGTGGAGAAAGATCACATTCAAACAGGGGGCCATCCACCTGTCTTCTGTCCATTGCgctcccttaaaaataaacattaagaaaaaaaaaaaaaaagaggaggtcGTTAGGccgggccctaatccagtatgactggtgtccttataaaaaggggcaGTGTAGACCCAGAGGCAGTGACACCCAGAAGGCAGACGCCGCCGCGCAGACCCAGAGAGAGCACCCTGTGAGGACAAGGGACTGGAGGTTGTGAACGGTGCACGCGGTAGCCAATGCACACCTGAGGCACCGGAAGCccagagagaggcctggaacgTTCCTTCTCTGGCACCtccagagggagcacggccctgctgACATCTCATCCTGGAATCCTGGTCTCCAGACCTACGAGGCAATACATGTCAGTTGCTTCGAGCCACAGAGTTTGCGGCCCCGGCAAATGAGtacagcctcccccccccccccccgcatcacCAGCGTCCCCCTCGCCGCTCCCACGGCCACCGCCCCGGCATCACAGCCAGCATCACCGCCGTATGGGCTTCCTGTGGCTGCAGAACTAATGGCCACACACTTGGTGGCCGACAAGACTAATCTCAGAGTTCCGGAAGCCAGAAGGCCCAAATCAACGTGCCAGCGGCACCGTGTCCCGTGTCGCGAGACtcagggaagaatccttcctcgTTTCTTCCAGTTTCCGGTGGCTCCAGGCGttgccctctctgcctctcagttgGCCTTCCCCCCTTTGGTGTCGACcctgccttctcttctgtctcctatAAGGACACTCGCGATGGCACTGAGGCCCCACCTGGGGAATCGAGGATGCGCTCCCGTCAGTATCCTTAAGTTCATTACATCTGCAGAGACCCTTTTTCCaactaaggtcacattcacaggttccagggattaggatgtggacccATCTTTGCCGGGTGGGGGCTTAAGACAACCCAGGGCTGGTACGGTCATTTGCttacgttttttaatgtttatttatttttgagaaagagagagagcgcgcgcgagcaggggaggggcagagagagagggagacagaagatccgaagcaggctccacgctgacggcagcgagcccgatgcggggctcgaactcacaaaccacgagatcatgacctgagccgaagtcggacgcttaacccacggagccacccaggtgccccccagctcCTGAACTTCGGATCACACAGGGGGTTCCACAGAAGAATCAGGGTGGGGCAATGCACACCGAAGGGAAGGCAAGGCACCTGGGTCCTAACCAATGGTCaggtctccttccctctctgggcctcagtttgcccacCTGTAAGATAGGGAAGCAGGAGTGGTTGGTCTGCATCATCTCCAACGTGCTCCTAGTTCTGGACGGCGCTGGCTGTCATCTGTCGTTTCGGTCCTATTCAAACACTGCCCAGGGGCAGGACTTTCACATCAGCTAAACTCTAAACCTGCTCCCAGAGATGAGTGTTGCTTGGAAGGCCAGCCCATGGGGAGGAGTGGAGGGCGGTCCTGCCTTCCCCTATCACAGCGCTGGCAGCAAAGGACTGGGGAAGGACTGGGGGTGGGGTATTCTCTTTTCTGGGAGCCCGACTTCTGATTCATGCGCTCAAGGGAGGACTCCTGCAGCTCCAAACTGGTGGACGCTGGGACAGAGCTGAAGATAACTTTATCTTGCCGTGGTGCCCCAGACCCACACGTCTTAGTGGGGAACTGGCTTGTCGCTTTAGACTCCAGACGGCCTGGAGAGGCGATCCTGGGCCTGGGGGAGCGCTGGTTGATCATCTGAGGTCAAGAGACCAAGAGGGGCTGCAGTGACCAAATCCACCAAATCCCAAGCCTCGTGTCCTTGGAACGGGGGtcggggaggtggtgggggaaacCACCACAAAACAGGCTGGGACggcggggggatggggggggtggttctGAAAATTCAGTTTCCAAAACTCGCTCTGTTCATTAGGAGTCGTTTGTTTACAagtataaacatttttcaaatccGTTTTTTATCTTTAGAACGTGAACTCCAGAGGcctttttcctctggcttctgtctGGACCAGCAATTGTTTGCAACTCAGCTAATACTGTTCAAGAGTGGGGAGCTGAGTTAGGGACAGAACTGCAAACTTTAATTAGCAGGATGAGATTAGCATCCCAGCAGGGGCTTGCGGGCGGGGGGCATCCTCCAGGCCCATCAGATCCCAAGGGACAGACGGACCCGCACCTTCcacaaccccccccacccccagctgaaGGCTCCAGTGGGGTGAGCAGGAGCCGGGCCAGCCAGAGCTTAGACCGGCCGAGTTAATCTTCCCTTACTGGGCCTCCAGCTGAGCCTCGCCCTATTCCAAGGCTTCCAGTCCAGCCACTGGCTTTCCTTCACCAGCCTCTGCCGGGTTTTGTCCCTACAAGGGTCTaagcagaataaaaagaaaaaaaaaaaaaaaaaaagaaacccggctgtgtgaccttggggcagTCGCTCACCCTCTCAGGGTAGAGAATCTAagcggggaggtggggaggtttGCTGGAAGCCAAGCcccagcggggagggggggggtggaggaatTCGACCCTCCTCCCCGCAAACCCAGGGCTCACACGCCACCAACCTGCCCTCGCTGGGTTCAGGCAATGCTGAAGAattttctggtcttttttctGGTTTAGTTTTAAGTGCTTCCAACGGCAGCGGAGCTGTTCCACCACAGTCCCCAGGAAATTGGTCCACGTAGGACGGAGCCTTCCCGGGAATGAAGtcatctgttcctttttttattttttgttgcctCTCTCCTTCAGCACGAGTCCCCGGCCTCTGCAGTCTCTCcccgcgcgcgcacgcacacgcgcCGCGGCGGGGGTCGGCCGGGGctggctggaggggtggggggggaaggggcgaGGGGCAGGCCCCCCGGGGGGCCGCGTCCGCCCGGGGGGGAGCGGCCCCTCGCCAGCCCCCGCCTCCCGCTCCCACCCGCGACTTCCCCGGGCCCGCCCGAAAGGTGAGCTCCCGGGAGGCCGCCCGCGCTCGGGCGCGGCCAGCTCGGCAAACAATAACAGTAAATAACGCTCCCTTGTCAACGTAATAAAAACGGAAACGGTTACAATGTTTTTTAATAAGCGTCCCCCATCAATCTGCcgccctctccacccccccccctcccgagCCGAGCCGCGGGCACCGGCGgagaggggcggggagcaggggaaggatggGGCGCCGGGGCGCGCTGGACGGACCGGGGTGCCGGAGGAGGACGccgccggggtggggtggggtggggcggggggtggagagcGGCAGCGCAGCGAGTGAGAGACGAGGGGGCGCGGGCGGCCGGGGTCACGCGCGCCAGCCGAGCCGGGAAGCGGCCGCGGTGAGTAACACCGTTGCCATGGCGACGTGGCCGCGAGGAACAGGAAGCGGCAGAAATAGCAGCCGCCGCAGCCCACgccgcccggcccctcccccccgcgAGCCCGTTGCCACGGAGACCGGCTCGAGCGAGGCTGCGCGGGCGGCCGCGGCCTCCTGCGCCCCGGCCCGCGCATGCGCCCCGGGGCCTGCCCCGCGCGGGCGTCGCGGCGGTACCCGCCGCAACCCCGGTGCCGCCCGGACCGCAAACCTGCCAGGCTGCGCGCTagggtcggtggggggggggaggg is a window from the Felis catus isolate Fca126 chromosome D4, F.catus_Fca126_mat1.0, whole genome shotgun sequence genome containing:
- the LOC123381511 gene encoding LOW QUALITY PROTEIN: translation initiation factor IF-2-like (The sequence of the model RefSeq protein was modified relative to this genomic sequence to represent the inferred CDS: substituted 1 base at 1 genomic stop codon), with the translated sequence MADLKSTGHQTEASSSGLGAPRPHRAAWQVCGPGGTGVAAGTAATPARGRPRGACAGRGAGGRGRPRSLARAGLRGNGLAGGRGRAAWAAAAAISAASCSSRPRRHGNGVTHRGRFPARLARVTPAARAPSSLTRCAAALHPPPHPTPPRRRPPPAPRSVQRAPAPHPSPAPRPSPPVPAARLGRGGGGEGGRLMGDMINQRSPRPRIASPGRLESKATSQFPTKTWRVIGGPPRAVTRLAGVSQALRRQGCRFPRFLPAPASSGPGPWPLAPGPDGRHHHCGWKRHGGGRHLVRTHHVGAPAERTQRGPTVPTRLSPWPAXRALLTDPKKLFPFPQALL